Within Styela clava chromosome 8, kaStyClav1.hap1.2, whole genome shotgun sequence, the genomic segment ACATAATTATGCACTGTACGATATATAGAGTGTGGGTGCACATAAAACTAGCTAACGATCCATTAAATATTGAACAACAAATGAAAACAGTTTATATGGGTAACGGAAGGGGTACTAATGTACAAAAATTGGTTGGGAACTAGTGGCCAAGTTGAACGTTGGACCGAGCTACAACCATGTTTGGagtgaaaaacaaaaaacacaattaAGCAAATTGATATTACCTTCAAAACACCTTTCAATATACTTCCACCAGCAACACCACCTTTCAAATCTATTACTTCGCAACCAGGTTTATTTACATCAAAAGATCGAATAACTGAAAATAGGGTATGATTAGCCAACCagccaatttattacatcaaccctatataaaacatttataactaGAAATATATGGAGAATTCAATGCATGTTGAATAATTAGGTGCTTTGCTCCTCTCTTTGAGATGGAAGACTTAATCATAATCTTACAGTAGTAGTTTCCTGgtataatttgaaaaacgaCACTTTTTCTAGCGATACCctgtgattttttttaattttgcaggCCTTTAAGATAGCAATTCGACAATGACATCTAATTCAACATAGGCACATAATCTGAGAAGTATTTTTAGCCTCAAACAGGACAGAAAAACAAGGTAGCGCAAGTTGCTTTTatgcatatttttcaataaaatttcttaCCAATCAACCTTGGTTGTGATGTGAAGTCTCTGACAGGAATAGGAATCTTTTTCACAATATATTCACAAACAACTTctatgttatatttgagttgTGCCGAGATAGGAATAATTGGAGCACCTTCTGCTACTGTACCTATAATAAAACAATgtaaacaaataatattatagGCAATGAATAGTAAACTTACTAGCATTGGATAGAATGGGAAAGATTATAAGATGACTTCagcatatggcaaaccatggcctcCAGTCCtggtaccagtccatgtcaggtatgggaatagttgaGCAGGTATTAGTCTTAGGTGACTGGGGGAAAGACATTTGTCAGCGGGTTGGTGAACCACTCTACAACAGCAGGGCGTCATGTAATCAATTCTCTTACACATGATTATCCTCCACAAGATTGCAAACTTGCAAAAGGTAATCAGTGCAATGTTGAGCGTGTTCCAAGAAGAATGTGCCAACCGTCGATCAAAAGATTAGAGATAGTATTAACTGACatgtttttgaaattgaattatcTCTTTCTTACGAGCATGCAGCAATACAGACATAGAAAGAATCCATCACATATAGTATCTCGATAAAACAAGTTATGAATAGCAAACAGTGAATAATTCACAATCGATGTGTTTTAAAAGTTAACTATAACAAGATACAAGTACAACCATAATCAACAACAAGCTAGCATGAAATCCAAGTTGATTTAACCACTAAAGTCATCTAAAGCCATCTAAACTACCATCATCATAATACCCTACCttgaacaaatttttcaatttgttgatATTGCTCTCTCGCTTGACTTTCTTTGaccaaatcaattttattttgtaatataattatGTGCTTCAGTTTCATAATTTCGATTGCAGCAAGATGTTCTGAAGTTTGTGGTTGAGGACAAGATTCATTTCCAGCTGAAATAAACAGTAAACATATTATGGTTCATATAAACTAGATATTCCAAAACATTggtaaaaaagtcaactataaTATCACACCAAGCCAACCTCATATATAAGTCGACCCCCTAAatgatgaattcataaaaattcgCATAAAAGCAGACCCTACAAAACGTAACACGTCAATCACGTGTATGACAAACAATCACAGACTGTTATTGCTGTCATGCCAAGCGCTTGGCGTAATTTTGTGCTTGCTCATCGTGAGAACTTGTAGCTGTTGGAATGAAGTTGGCATAATGTCATATCGTTGGTACTTGGTAGTTTGATCATAGTTAAGTGTGTATAAGGCAAATTTCTAGTGCGTTCAGTTATGTGCATAGAAGCCCAATTTTTAGTGTGATCAAGGTCATGTGTGTATATGCCACCctttagtttggcaacttttttttcgGTTTTTGATTCTGCTTATACGCAAGGCTGTACAATATTTCAATAGTCACTTGCCACCCTATAGTTGAAATAAATGAAGATAGAAGGTACTCTTACCAATTAATAAAAGTGCAGCATCCATAACAGCAGCTCCATTCAACATGGTTGCCATAAGAATATCGTGACCGGGACAATCCACGAACGAAACATGACGAACTAATTTGAAAGGTCCTGTACATCCAGGTATATTACAGGGAAATTCATCTTCTTTGTTGCTACTGCATGCACAATAACATTCTGGGCGTGGTCCCTCTGTTTTATAAatctgaatatataaaaaaaatgttggacGGATTAAAAACACTAGCCATTATAGCATTCTTGTTTTGATGTTTATGGTTGTTACTCAAATAGGCTGAAATATGAATGAAACTAAACTCCAATTTCTTCATTCATCCAAGAAACTCATGTCAGAATTGAGCATGGCAAAATACAGTTTTCAATGTTTAAAAAGGTGAACAAGGAAAAAACATAGTTGAGATACAAAATTTAATTCGCATAAAACTAgacataatatttcaaatataaaacatgATTTATACAACTACTTTAACAACATCACTCTTGAACCTATTCAGGTAAACATTCTCAGTATTGATACAGCATCACTGCATTAGAGTCTGCATAATAATCCACAAACAGAGCAGTTCCCaaaggcctacatgtttacaaactttaaaagtaCATGTTaccgatcacaaaattgaattgagttttcATATATGTGTGCcatgagtttttttttctaataagttggtgccgcacgaacaaaaagtttgggaatcgcTGTACTAACACAAAATTATAAGAAAAGTAGTAAGTTCCGCAAAACTCCAATGAAattgaatcaatttttaaaattaggtAAGATTCTGCAGTATTCTCCACTGACTTTTGCATTTGCATATCCCAGtttgattgtaatatttctttCCAATTCATTCTTGAATCTGACAGTATGAACTCCAGATATCGCTTTCACAACTGTGGATTTTCCGTGTGCGACATGTCCTATTGTTCCTATATTTATTGTAGCTTGTCTGCTGATAACTTCGGGTGTCAAAGGTGTCAATACTTTAGGGTCCTAAGTAAAAAGAAATATCAATTAATTTAGTTGAAGATAAGAGTGTCATATGACATTGTAGAGCAGTAGTAGCGTAATTTTTGGATTCCGCAGTCAGATGGAGGTTAAGATTgacatatacaaaaattgttacgctgcCCCCACTAGAAGTAGCCTacttgaggtaagaaactacactaGACCCAACATAGGTCTGTAAGTTGCATTCCGTATTTTGCTCGTTGAGTACGTTTCACAAAAACTTAATAACTGTTTATGTTTAGTGCAATTGCAGACTTGTTATTGTGTTAAGTGTGCCTTATTGCAGTACGGTACTGGTATTGCTGTATTAACATTCCATGCTCAAAAACGGTGAAAAAGcacaatgaaaaatttcaacTCACAATAGCAATACAGCAATAAGCTGCACGAAAATTAAACAAGCTCGTCTCATATTACGGTACcaattaataaacaaaaaacaactTACCAACGTatctaaattttgttttaataactTGGGAACTTTTGGCTCAATTACGATTTCACCGTTTAAATCCGTCATTGCTTCTGGCATGACTTGATACACAAAATGCAAATAAATAAGCTGAAAATGAACAGAAAATCGCAATTTCACAAAAGAAAACAAGAATTTTCCTACAAAATTCCACACAAAGCAAAGGAATATCGAAATCAAAAATTCTAATTCCAGACTTCAGAAccaaataaaatacataaaatgataaaagcATGATGAAATAACACGATCTTTTCAGAGTCATGCCAGATTTAATTTGTTTGTCTTTCAGTGTTGTGCGATCTTCATGCATACAAACAACAtttcttgaaaatataaataatataacataatttaggtcaagaaaatgaaaaaatattcacattcagcatgtaatatatttttattttcatttctttaaaataatatgatatGTTACTATGAGAATTTGGCAACGACATAACCCATAAACAACAACGCCGCTAGATGTCAATAAAttatttccacgaaatagcaagtttataatataataatatataatatattatgagtatattttgattttcccgcaaaaaaaaaaatcatacacaaaacacaaacaatgaacacacagaagATTGAGAAAATCGGAGAAACTGGCAAAACCTTTTATAAAGGTTTAATACATGTAAATATGCATGCGCCAGTTTACCCACATTCAACACACAAACatactttcaaaataaaaaagacaaagACACGAACGGGTATCGTTCGGGCGTCGAACTTGTGTAACATAAACACTCTCTGGGTCCCAAttaacaaatacattttaataaatacattttgatTGGATGGTATGCATGGCTATGGTATGTGTAAACATACATAAACATGTAAACATGTAGGATGTAAACATGTACATGTAaacatatatacatacatacatacatacatacatcatTGCTTTTgctacaaaaatatgaaataaaaaacactctctgacgtaaaatggtgatgcttcagttcaatttcattgcaaaaatatttatttgtttgctttcgttagatcatagtctaaccgtaaatatatactactaggtagttgtaccaggttagggttcaggttgtgtgacaccttggtgcacatacttcaagagcgctaattagtttttcagttattGGTTTTCAGATGCATCGAATGGATAGTGGAGGAAGACGTAAGttaccagcggttacgtgaacaacCCTACGACGGCGGAGAGtgcagcaatcctctcacacataattgtccacgcatggaattcgaacctgtgaTTCCACGCAGGATGATCAttggtgcggtggcgagcgtattcctaatgcttagcatgcCTGTGACATCAAGATAGTCAAAATAGGCAATTACATTATACTCTTTCAGAAAAAGACTTTTTATTAGcaaaatcattcaaaatattttcaaagtctTTTTTAGAAAACAGTACAAAAATGTTAATCTGAATTTCTGAAATAAAGCAGAACGGAAGAATTTGATTGCTAATAGTGACATAACGataatttactaaatttaccgtgcataacaaattaatattataagaaagattatttcactttttatttcaca encodes:
- the LOC120345992 gene encoding eukaryotic translation initiation factor 2 subunit 3-like codes for the protein MPEAMTDLNGEIVIEPKVPKLLKQNLDTLDPKVLTPLTPEVISRQATINIGTIGHVAHGKSTVVKAISGVHTVRFKNELERNITIKLGYANAKIYKTEGPRPECYCACSSNKEDEFPCNIPGCTGPFKLVRHVSFVDCPGHDILMATMLNGAAVMDAALLLIAGNESCPQPQTSEHLAAIEIMKLKHIIILQNKIDLVKESQAREQYQQIEKFVQGTVAEGAPIIPISAQLKYNIEVVCEYIVKKIPIPVRDFTSQPRLIVIRSFDVNKPGCEVIDLKGGVAGGSILKGVLKVGQEIEIRPGIVSKDSEGKLEVRPIFSKVMSLFAEHNDLQYAVPGGLIGVGTRVDPTLCRADRMVGHVLGAVGSLPDIFTEIEISYFLLRRLLGVKTEGDKKGARVQKLAKNEVLMVNIGSLSTGGRVLAIRADLAKVMLTGPVCTDVGEKIALSRRVDKHWRLIGWGQIRRGTRVNPKEQNEE